A single genomic interval of Odontesthes bonariensis isolate fOdoBon6 chromosome 3, fOdoBon6.hap1, whole genome shotgun sequence harbors:
- the LOC142376804 gene encoding inositol hexakisphosphate kinase 2-like, protein MSPAVEAQAQEAMDAEQKQKQQQQNQLQNQLQHQQCYMEKGVMLEPFVHQVGGHSCVLRFGEQTLCKPLIPREHQFYKSLPSAMRKFTPQYRGVVSVSFEEDEEGNLCLIAYPLHSDPAADLENKERVQGDCEPKVLQWGKMLASSLLVDGENYSKDGRSRHSRKDKDKSAQKVQDDMELEWLQQAEVLHYRLEHSHSNAVPQLKHNPWSLKCHQQHLQRMRENAKHRNQYKFILLENLTWKHSVPCVLDLKMGTRQHGDDASEEKKAMQIRKCQQSTSASMGVRLCGMQVYHSDTGQLMFMNKYHGRKLTRPGFKEALFEFFHSGRRLRRELLFPVLSRLKEMQAALEACESYRFYSSSLLIIYDGASHRKHTRRRTEDGLSEDDEEDDEEVEAEPEMEEEEEEEGEVAGGLDFPHSPSTSSDGSNICSSSSSGSSSISQACLSQPDPRSPVVDVRMIDFAHTTCRHYREDSVVHEGQDSGYIFGLQNLITIISELENHSTD, encoded by the exons ATGAGTCCGGCTGTGGAGGCTCAGGCCCAGGAGGCCATGGATGCAGAGCAAAagcaaaagcagcagcagcagaaccagctgcaaaACCAGCTGCAGCACCAGCAGTGCTACATGGAGAAAGGGGTGATGCTTGAGCCCTTCGTTCACCAGGTCGGGGGACATTCCTGCGTCCTGCGCTTTGGGGAGCAGACCCTCTGCAAGCCCCTCATTCCCCGCGAGCATCAATTCTACAAGAGTCTGCCCTCTGCGATGAGGAAGTTTACCCCCCAGTACAGAG GTGTGGTTTCAGTGAGTTtcgaggaggatgaagaggggAATCTTTGCCTAATCGCCTACCCCCTCCACAGTGACCCAGCAGCAGATCTAGAAAACAAAGAGCGCGTTCAAGGAGACTGTGAACCCAAGGTGCTCCAATGGGGAAAAATGTTGGCGTCCTCTCTGCTTGTGGACGGCGAAAATTACAGCAAAGATGGCCGAAGCCGGCACTCTCGCAAAGACAAGGACAAAAG CGCCCAAAAGGTGCAGGACGACATGGAGCTGGAATGGCTGCAGCAAGCGGAGGTGCTTCACTACAGACTGGAGCACAGTCACAGCAACGCTGTCCCACAGCTCAAACACAATCCCTGGAGCCTCAAGTGTCACCAGCAGCACCTGCAGAGGATGAGGGAGAATGCTAAGCACCGAAATCAATACA AATTCATTCTGCTAGAGAACCTGACCTGGAAGCACAGTGTGCCATGTGTTTTGGATCTGAAGATGGGCACACGGCAGCATGGAGACGATGCTTCAGAGGAAAAGAAAGCAATGCAGATACGCAAGTGCCAGCAGAGTACGTCAGCCTCAATGGGAGTTCGTCTTTGCGGCATGCAG GTGTACCATTCTGACACAGGCCAGCTGATGTTCATGAACAAGTACCATGGCCGTAAACTGACCCGCCCAGGCTTCAAGGAGGCGCTGTTCGAGTTCTTCCACAGCGGGCGGCGCCTTCGGCGTGAGCTGCTTTTCCCGGTGCTTAGCAGGCTCAAAGAGATGCAGGCTGCCCTGGAAGCCTGCGAATCGTACCGCTTTTACTCCAGCTCCCTGCTCATCATCTATGATGGAGCgtcacacagaaaacacacacgtCGACGCACTGAAGATGGGCTCTCTGAAGATGACGAGGAGGATGACGAGGAGGTGGAAGCTGAACCCgaaatggaggaggaggaggaagaagagggtgaAGTGGCAGGTGGACTTGACTTTCCACACAGCCCCTCCACATCTAGCGATGGCAGCAACATttgctccagcagcagcagcgggagCTCAAGTATCAGCCAGGCTTGCTTGTCCCAGCCAGACCCACGTAGCCCTGTGGTGGATGTGAGAATGATAGACTTTGCTCACACCACCTGCAGACATTACCGCGAGGACAGTGTGGTCCATGAGGGCCAGGACAGTGGCTACATCTTTGGCCTTCAGAACCTGATCACCATTATCTCTGAGCTGGAGAACCACAGCACCGACTGA